The nucleotide sequence GAACTGGGCAAGCCCGTGATGGCCGATGTGGACACGCTGGAAAATGCGATCGCAGCTGCCCAAGCCGGAGCCGATTACGTGGGTACCACCCTCTTTGGCTACACTCCTGCAACCCGCGGCCATACCCCGCCCGGCTTTGACCTGCTGGCTCAGATGGTGGAGAAGCTGGATCTGCCGGTGATCTGCGAAGGCGGCATCGCTTCTCCCACAGAGGCTCGTCAGGCGTTGAGCCTAGGAGCCTTTGCCGTGGTCGTGGGCACTGCCATTACTGGAGTTGACCTGCTGGTGCAGCGTTATGTGCGGGAGCTGGGATAGAAGACGCGGGTAGGGATGAGACGCGTCTTCCCCTCTCCCCCGCGTCTCAATTCAGCCAATAGACAGAGCAGATGCCAACACGGCCTTTCTAGACTGAACAGAGACCAGACGCATTGAGCGGCAACGGGTCACGGTTCAAACAGATTGGGCACTTATGGCGTTTGACTACGATTTACTGGTAATTGGGGCTGGTTCGGCAGGGCTGTCGGCGGCAAAAACGGCGGCTCGGTTGGGGGCCAGGGTTGCGATCGCAGATCCCGGTCCCTTGGGCGGCACTTGCGTCAACCGGGGCTGTATTCCCAAAAAGTTTCTGGTGTATGCTGCCGACTTTGTGAGACAGCAGCAGCAGGCCAAGCACTACGGCTGGAAAAATCTGGCGGGCGAGTTTGACTGGCCCACTTTGAGAACCGCTATTCACGGAGAACTAGAACAGCTACAGCAGTCTCACGCAAAGGGACTGGAGAAAGCCGGAGTTACTGTTTTGCCCCATCATGCGCGGTTTGTAGACGAGCATTGCCTGTCTGTTGGAGATCAAACAGTAACCGCAGATAAGGTCATTGTGGCAGTAGGGGCCAAGCCTGTTTTGCCCGATCTGCCGGGAATTGAAAATGGCCTAACTTCAAGGGATATCTTTCAGCTACCGGAACTGCCTCAGCACCTTATGGTGATTGGGGGCGGCTACATTGGTGTCGAGTTCGGCTGCCTGTTTAACCTGCTAGGCTGTCAGGTGAGTCTGGCCGACAAGCATCCTCTGGTGCTAGAAGGATTTGATGATACCTTGCGGCAGCGGGTCCATCAAAGCTTAATCGACCAGGGCCTGAACTTGCTGCCCGAAACAGCTCTCAGCGCCATTGAGCCGCAGGGGCAGGAGAAGAAGGTGCGCCTATCTGGAGCTTCTTCGGAGGCGATTACGGCTGATGCGGTTTTGCTGGCGCTGG is from Pseudanabaena sp. FACHB-2040 and encodes:
- a CDS encoding FAD-dependent oxidoreductase, which codes for MAFDYDLLVIGAGSAGLSAAKTAARLGARVAIADPGPLGGTCVNRGCIPKKFLVYAADFVRQQQQAKHYGWKNLAGEFDWPTLRTAIHGELEQLQQSHAKGLEKAGVTVLPHHARFVDEHCLSVGDQTVTADKVIVAVGAKPVLPDLPGIENGLTSRDIFQLPELPQHLMVIGGGYIGVEFGCLFNLLGCQVSLADKHPLVLEGFDDTLRQRVHQSLIDQGLNLLPETALSAIEPQGQEKKVRLSGASSEAITADAVLLALGRKPDLSQLDLDKAGVEVEKGAIAVDAHSRTSQPSIFAVGDCTNRKPLTPVAKAEGVAAAKTLFGPEPTEVSYRWVPSAVFCFPEIASVGWSEAEAQEHETIEVHCETFVPLNYKLTSQKPEALIKVVIAKASQEILGLHMVNDASAEIIQGLIPALRRGLTLSELTETIAIHPTSAEEIFALS